One genomic segment of Streptomyces liangshanensis includes these proteins:
- the fdh gene encoding formate dehydrogenase, which produces MGFRRLIRDWPAYRQLTGSDPLGRGRAAMSSRTGELTPRTASADRVVQSVCPYCAVGCGQQVYVKDERVVQIEGDPDSPVSRGRLCPKGSATLQLTTGSARRHQVLYRPPHGRDWQPLDLETAMDMVADRVVETRRRTWEWEHEGLRTARTMGIASLGGATLDNEENYLIKKLLTGLGVVQVENQARVCHSSTVAGLGTSFGRGGATTFMQDLQHADCIVIQGSNYAEAHPVGFQWVMEAKARGARIIHVDPRFTRTSALADLHVPIRAGSDIAFLGAIINHVLTEEKDFREYVLAYTNAATVVGEDFRDTEDLDGVFSGLDEERHHYDPASWQYEGAPDRGDAGHGDARHEDPDVRARLAAAGRSESHGSGGATTAAWPPRDETLQHPRCVYQILRRHYARYTPEMVEEVCGIPRETFRQVCDALTANSGRERTSAFCYAVGWTQHTVGSQYIRAASVLQLLLGNIGRPGGGIQALRGHASIQGSSDIPTLFNLLPGYLPMPHAHAHDNLDAFVAAGRTDKGFWGNMRAYAVSLLKAYYGDAATAENDFCFDHLPRLTGNHSTYETVVAQLEGVCKGYFLMGENPAVGSANTRLQRLGMANLEWLVVRDFSLIESATWWQDGPEIETGELRTEDIGTEVFFFPAAAHTEKSGSFTNTNRWLQWHHAAVEPEGDARSDLWFMYHLGRRIKERLAASTDPMDRPVQDLTWDYPVEGPTDEPSAEAVLAEINGHAADGSPLGASTELKDDGSTRCGCWIYCGVYAGGVNHAASRKPGREQDWVAAEWAWAWPANRRILYNRASAAPDGTPWSARKAYVWWDEDSRRWTGRDVPDFIPDRAPDHVPQDGATGPDALRGDDPFIMQPDGKGWLFAPAGLEDGPLPTHYEPQDSPFTSALYPHRSRSPVRELVEREGNRFHPSGDEPGAGVYPYVVTTHRLTEHFTAGGMSRWSPYLSELQPEFFCELSPQLAAERGLEHGGWATIVTARGAVEARVMVTSRLVPLTVHGRTVHQIGLPFHWGPNGLSTGDAANELVAMALDPNAHIQEDKALTADIVAGRRPRGPALPALVAEYRRRAGITGETGTEVGT; this is translated from the coding sequence ATGGGTTTCCGCAGATTGATCCGTGACTGGCCGGCCTACCGCCAGCTCACCGGATCGGACCCCCTGGGGCGGGGCCGCGCCGCGATGTCGTCCCGTACCGGAGAGCTGACACCCCGCACGGCCTCCGCCGACCGTGTCGTGCAGTCCGTCTGCCCCTACTGCGCCGTCGGCTGCGGCCAGCAGGTGTACGTCAAGGACGAGCGGGTCGTCCAGATCGAGGGGGACCCCGATTCCCCCGTCAGCCGGGGACGGCTCTGCCCCAAGGGCTCGGCGACCCTCCAGCTCACCACCGGGTCCGCCCGCCGGCACCAGGTGCTGTACCGGCCGCCGCACGGCAGGGACTGGCAGCCGCTCGACCTGGAGACGGCCATGGACATGGTCGCCGACCGCGTCGTCGAGACCCGGCGCCGCACCTGGGAGTGGGAGCACGAGGGCCTGCGCACCGCCCGCACGATGGGCATCGCCAGCCTGGGCGGGGCCACCCTCGACAACGAGGAGAACTACCTCATCAAGAAGCTGCTGACCGGACTCGGGGTGGTCCAGGTCGAGAACCAGGCCCGCGTCTGCCACAGCTCCACCGTGGCCGGGCTCGGTACCTCGTTCGGACGCGGCGGCGCCACCACTTTCATGCAGGACCTCCAGCACGCGGACTGCATCGTCATCCAGGGCTCCAACTACGCCGAGGCGCACCCGGTCGGGTTCCAGTGGGTGATGGAGGCGAAGGCGCGCGGCGCCCGGATCATCCATGTGGACCCCCGCTTCACCCGTACGAGTGCCCTGGCCGATCTGCACGTACCGATCCGCGCGGGCAGTGACATCGCCTTCCTCGGCGCGATCATCAACCACGTGCTCACCGAGGAGAAGGACTTCAGGGAGTACGTCCTCGCCTACACCAACGCGGCCACCGTCGTCGGCGAGGACTTCCGGGACACCGAGGACCTCGACGGCGTCTTCTCCGGGCTGGACGAGGAGCGCCACCACTACGACCCGGCGAGCTGGCAGTACGAGGGCGCACCCGACCGGGGGGACGCGGGCCACGGGGACGCCCGGCACGAGGACCCCGACGTGCGGGCCCGCCTCGCGGCGGCCGGCCGCTCCGAGAGCCACGGCTCCGGCGGCGCGACCACGGCCGCCTGGCCCCCGCGCGACGAGACCCTCCAGCACCCGCGCTGCGTCTACCAGATCCTCCGACGGCACTACGCCCGCTACACCCCCGAGATGGTCGAGGAGGTCTGCGGCATCCCAAGGGAGACCTTCCGCCAGGTGTGCGACGCCCTGACCGCCAACTCGGGCCGGGAGCGCACCAGTGCCTTCTGTTACGCGGTCGGCTGGACCCAGCACACCGTCGGCTCCCAGTACATCCGCGCCGCGAGCGTCCTCCAACTGCTCCTCGGCAACATCGGGCGCCCCGGCGGCGGCATCCAGGCCCTGCGCGGACACGCCTCCATCCAGGGCTCCAGCGACATCCCCACCCTCTTCAACCTGCTCCCCGGCTACCTCCCGATGCCCCACGCGCACGCCCACGACAACCTCGACGCCTTCGTCGCGGCGGGCCGCACGGACAAGGGCTTCTGGGGCAACATGCGGGCCTACGCCGTCAGCCTCCTCAAGGCCTACTACGGCGACGCCGCCACCGCCGAGAACGACTTCTGCTTCGACCACCTGCCACGCCTGACCGGCAACCACTCGACGTACGAGACCGTCGTCGCCCAGCTCGAAGGCGTCTGCAAGGGCTACTTCCTGATGGGCGAGAACCCCGCCGTCGGCTCCGCCAACACCCGCCTCCAGCGGCTCGGCATGGCCAACCTGGAGTGGCTCGTCGTCCGCGACTTCTCCCTCATCGAGTCCGCGACCTGGTGGCAGGACGGCCCGGAGATCGAGACCGGCGAACTGCGCACCGAGGACATCGGCACGGAGGTCTTCTTCTTCCCGGCCGCCGCCCACACCGAGAAGTCCGGGTCCTTCACCAACACCAACCGCTGGCTCCAGTGGCACCACGCGGCCGTCGAACCCGAGGGCGACGCCCGCAGCGACCTGTGGTTCATGTACCACCTCGGCCGCCGGATCAAGGAGCGGCTGGCCGCCTCGACCGACCCCATGGACCGGCCCGTACAGGACCTCACCTGGGACTACCCGGTGGAGGGCCCCACGGACGAGCCGTCCGCCGAGGCCGTGCTCGCCGAGATCAACGGACACGCCGCCGACGGCTCCCCGCTCGGCGCCTCCACCGAACTCAAGGACGACGGGTCCACCCGCTGCGGCTGCTGGATCTACTGCGGGGTCTACGCGGGCGGCGTCAACCACGCCGCGAGCCGCAAGCCCGGCCGGGAACAGGACTGGGTGGCCGCCGAATGGGCCTGGGCGTGGCCCGCCAACCGCCGCATCCTCTACAACCGCGCCTCCGCCGCGCCCGACGGCACCCCGTGGAGCGCGCGCAAGGCGTACGTGTGGTGGGACGAGGACAGCCGCAGGTGGACCGGCCGCGACGTCCCCGACTTCATCCCGGACCGGGCGCCCGACCACGTACCGCAGGACGGCGCGACGGGGCCCGACGCGCTGCGCGGCGACGACCCGTTCATCATGCAGCCGGACGGCAAGGGGTGGCTCTTCGCCCCCGCCGGGCTGGAGGACGGCCCGCTGCCCACCCACTACGAACCGCAGGACTCGCCCTTCACCAGCGCCCTGTACCCGCACCGGTCCCGCTCGCCCGTACGGGAGTTGGTCGAGCGCGAGGGCAACCGCTTCCACCCCAGCGGGGACGAACCGGGCGCGGGCGTCTACCCGTACGTCGTCACCACCCACCGGCTCACCGAGCACTTCACCGCCGGCGGGATGAGCCGCTGGTCGCCGTACCTCTCCGAGCTGCAACCGGAGTTCTTCTGCGAGCTCTCCCCGCAGCTCGCCGCCGAACGCGGCCTGGAGCACGGCGGATGGGCGACGATCGTGACCGCCCGGGGCGCCGTCGAGGCACGGGTGATGGTGACGTCACGGCTCGTCCCGCTGACGGTGCACGGCCGTACGGTCCACCAGATCGGCCTGCCCTTCCACTGGGGCCCCAACGGGCTGTCCACCGGCGACGCGGCCAACGAGCTGGTCGCCATGGCGCTCGACCCCAACGCCCACATCCAGGAGGACAAGGCGCTGACGGCGGACATCGTCGCGGGCCGCCGCCCGCGCGGTCCCGCCCTGCCCGCCCTGGTCGCGGAGTACCGCCGGCGCGCCGGCATCACCGGAGAGACCGGCACGGAGGTCGGCACGTGA